Genomic window (Deltaproteobacteria bacterium):
CAGAGTCGAAGGCGTATGAGTGGTCCTGCTGCACGAGATTTTGCCACTGCCTTGCGGACCCGACTGCAAACGAAGACTATCGGCCATCCCTTTCATTTTTTTCCGACCATCGATTCGACTAATATCTATGCGGCTCGACTCGCCCGCGAAGGCGCAACAGAAGGGACGATTGTTATCGCCGATGCGCAGAGTGGCGGGAAAGGACGGCTGGGACGCAGTTGGGTCTCCCCGCCAGGGGTCAATCTCTATCTCTCGGTGATTTTACGCCCATCGGTTTCCGCTGGCGTCGCCCCCCAATTGAATCTGCTTACGGCTGTTGCCGTAGCCAATGCGATTGCCGACGTTTGCCAGCTTCGTCCTGTCATTAAGTGGCCCAATGATGTGCTGGTCAACGGCAAGAAGGTTTGCGGCATTTTGGCTGAGATGCAAACTGAGGCAGGCGCATTGCGCGCGGTCATTCTCGGCATTGGTGTCAATATCAATGCACCGCTCTCAGCCTTTCCAGAAGAACTGCACGGTAAAGCCTCCTCCCTCCTTTTGGTCAGCGGGAGGACCATTGAGCGCAGCACCTTTACCGCCAGTCTGCTGACCCATCTTGAGAAGTACTATGTTCTATGGATAGAACAGGGATTCGCTGCACTACGGATGCCGTGGGAGCAGTACGCATCCGAGGTATTAGGGAAGCGGATCGCGGTTGCCGCACCTGAAGGCACGGTTACAGGAACTGCGCTCGGGCTCGACAATGATGGAGCATTACTGGTGCAGAGCGAGACCGATGGAGTTGTCCACCGGCTATTAGCCGGAGATGTTAGTGTAATTGGCGGATACGATCGTGGAGAAACGCATGATCCTCGTCGTTGACGTTGGCAATACACATACAGTGATTGGACTGTATCAGGGGAAGAAACTGTCCCATCACTGGCGGCTCCTCACTGAGGCCGAACGCACCGCAGATGAGTATGGCGTTCTGCTGCGTAGTTTGTTTTCTGCTTCTGACTTAGTCTTTTCAACTGTACAGGGAATCGTCGTATCGAGTGTTGTCCCTCCCATGAACAACGTCATGGAAGAACTTGCCCGTAAGTATTTTCGCCTGTCGCCACTGATGGTTGGGCCAGGCATCAAGACGGGGATGCCGATTTTGTATGACAACCCACGTGAGGTTGGTGCCGACCGCATCGTCAACGCGGTAGCAGCGTATGATCGGTATCATGACGTGACGATCGTCGTCGATTTCGGTACAGCAACCACCTTCGATTACGTCACCAAGGCTGGCGAGTATCTGGGCGGCGCGATCGTGCCTGGTGTGGGCATTTCGCTTGATGCCTTGTTTCACAAGACAGCCAAACTCTATCGTGTCGAAATGGTCAAACCGCCGCATGCCGTGGGACGGAATACCGTGCACGCAATTCAGTCAGGAATATTCTTTGGGTACACCGCACTCGTGGACGGGATGGTTGAACGAATTCAAAAAGAACATAAAGTGAAAGCCCGCGTCATCGCGACTGGTGGCTTTGCGCAGTTGATCGCGTCTGAATCTGCAACGATTGAAGAAGTGGATGAGTTTTTGACGCTGGAAGGATTACGGATATTGTACGAACGAAATCAATAAAAAGCTGATAGCGGTCAGCGATCAGCGATCAGCCAAAAAGACGCAACTACAATAATGGTGGAGTCTTAAGCTGAAAGCTGATTGCTGAAAGCTGACGGCTATAAGAGGAGGGAACTATGGCTGTTGACGACATCCGCCGCATGAGAACCGTGGGTATCTTAGCTGAGGGCGGAGCAGGTAAGACGACGCTTGGGGAAGCGCTGTTGTTCGCGGCTGGAGCAACGACCCGTATGGGCCGTGTTGAAGAGGGAAGCTCGGTCTTCGACTTCGAACCTGAAGAAACCCGCCGCAAGATTACGTTATCAACTGCATTTCACACTCTGTCGTGGAAACGCCACGACCTTATGTTGGTAGACCCTCCTGGATATGCAAACTTCCTGTCCGATACGCGTCACGCAATGGAAGCGATGGGCGGCGCAATTTTCCTCGGAGTTCCTTCTGGCAACCTTAAAGTTGAAAGTGAACGGTTGTGGGGCTGGGCAGACGAACTGAAACTCCCACGCCTTGTCTTCATTTCTCGCATGGACCGTGAAGAAGGCTCTCTACAAAAAGTCCTCGACGGAATGAGCAAGACACTAGAAGCAAAGCTCGTGGCGATTCAAGTACCAATTGGCGCACAAGCAAATTTCCGTGGCGTCGTTGACCTGCTGAGTATGAAGGCACTCATCTTCGAAGGCGACAACGGTGCAG
Coding sequences:
- a CDS encoding biotin--[acetyl-CoA-carboxylase] ligase → MSKVQSPKLRRQSRRRMSGPAARDFATALRTRLQTKTIGHPFHFFPTIDSTNIYAARLAREGATEGTIVIADAQSGGKGRLGRSWVSPPGVNLYLSVILRPSVSAGVAPQLNLLTAVAVANAIADVCQLRPVIKWPNDVLVNGKKVCGILAEMQTEAGALRAVILGIGVNINAPLSAFPEELHGKASSLLLVSGRTIERSTFTASLLTHLEKYYVLWIEQGFAALRMPWEQYASEVLGKRIAVAAPEGTVTGTALGLDNDGALLVQSETDGVVHRLLAGDVSVIGGYDRGETHDPRR
- a CDS encoding type III pantothenate kinase, whose protein sequence is MILVVDVGNTHTVIGLYQGKKLSHHWRLLTEAERTADEYGVLLRSLFSASDLVFSTVQGIVVSSVVPPMNNVMEELARKYFRLSPLMVGPGIKTGMPILYDNPREVGADRIVNAVAAYDRYHDVTIVVDFGTATTFDYVTKAGEYLGGAIVPGVGISLDALFHKTAKLYRVEMVKPPHAVGRNTVHAIQSGIFFGYTALVDGMVERIQKEHKVKARVIATGGFAQLIASESATIEEVDEFLTLEGLRILYERNQ